In Chitinibacter sp. FCG-7, the genomic stretch CGCTGCAGGAGCATGATAAAGCCAGTGTGATGTATGCGATGAAGCAAATGCAGGACACCATTCGCGCCTTTATTGTCGAGCAACAATTGATGGCCGATCAGCACGAGCAAGGCTGGATCAAGGTGCAGATGGATGCTGGCAAATTTAATGGCCAGTTTGCCATGATGGCCGAGCAGATCAACAAGCTGGTTAATGCGCATATCGCGGTCAAAATGAAAGTCGTCCAGATCATCGGCGAGTACGCGCGTGGCAATTTCCAGCCGGATATGGATAGATTGCCTGGCGATAAAGCACAGATTACAGCCGCGATTGATCAGGTTAAAGCATCGCTGCTGGCCATTAGCAGCGATGTGAAGCTGCTGGCTGAGTCAGGCTCGCGCGGTGATTTCAGCCCGCGGGCCGACGCCAACAAATATCAGTTCATGTTCAAAGCCATGATTGATGATCTGAACCAGCTGATTAGCACTTGCGATCTGGGTTTCAACGACGTCTTGCGGGTGTCCAATGCGCTGGCAGCGGGCGATCTGAGCCAGTCGATTACCAAAGAATACCCCGGTTTGTTCGGTGAGACCCGTCATGGGGTGAATGCAACCGTTGAGGCTTTACGCAAAGTGGTGGCGCAAATCGAGCAAGTCGTCGAAGCCGCCGCCATGCAGGGGGACTTCAGCCGCAAAATCGATTTGAGCGATAAACAAGGCTATACACGGCGTTTGTCCGAGCTGCTTAACCAGCTCTCCGAAGTTACCGATACCGGTTTGCGCGATGTGATGCGGATCGCCAATGCTTTGGCCGCTGGTGATTTGACACAGACCATCAACAAGGATTATCCGGGACTGTTTGGCGAAACCAAGCAAGGGGTCAATGCCACGGTAGAAAACCTGCAGCGTTTAGTGAGCGAGATTCAGGCGTCCGGTGCGTCGATTAATGCGGCGGCCAAAGAAATTTCACTTGGAAATAGTGACTTGTCACGTAGGACGGAAGCGCAGGCGGCCAGCCTTGAAGAAACGGCTTCCAGCATGGAAGAGCTGACCAGCACCGTGAAGCAGAATGCGGAAAACGCCATTGTAGCCAGCCAGCTGGCGCGTACTTCTTCTGATGTAGCGACCAAGGGTGGCGAGGTAGTGAGCAAGGTGGTGGAAACCATGAGCTCGATTAATGATTCCTCACGCAAGATTGTCGACATTATTAGCGTGATCGACGGCATCGCCTTTCAAACCAATATTCTGGCGCTCAATGCCGCAGTCGAGGCCGCACGCGCAGGTGAGCAAGGTCGCGGTTTTGCGGTGGTGGCGGCTGAGGTCAG encodes the following:
- a CDS encoding methyl-accepting chemotaxis protein produces the protein MSGTRSMKVSTQLGLGFGVVIVLLLLIGLMSINRLNTLNTTVDKLVHERYPKVVATYELINTLSQVAISNRNMLIMGNERDVQQQLDNVTQYRAKLSAGYAELEKNASNEQEKAMIASVLEIRAAYVKNLERYLEMIKAGEKEQAGAFITADLATSFKAYVEALHELISFQSKAMNTAGEETEKVGEAAKWQIMALGLVAVLLSVLVAWLIVRALMKQLGGEPAQAAAVALAVANGRVDNQISLQEHDKASVMYAMKQMQDTIRAFIVEQQLMADQHEQGWIKVQMDAGKFNGQFAMMAEQINKLVNAHIAVKMKVVQIIGEYARGNFQPDMDRLPGDKAQITAAIDQVKASLLAISSDVKLLAESGSRGDFSPRADANKYQFMFKAMIDDLNQLISTCDLGFNDVLRVSNALAAGDLSQSITKEYPGLFGETRHGVNATVEALRKVVAQIEQVVEAAAMQGDFSRKIDLSDKQGYTRRLSELLNQLSEVTDTGLRDVMRIANALAAGDLTQTINKDYPGLFGETKQGVNATVENLQRLVSEIQASGASINAAAKEISLGNSDLSRRTEAQAASLEETASSMEELTSTVKQNAENAIVASQLARTSSDVATKGGEVVSKVVETMSSINDSSRKIVDIISVIDGIAFQTNILALNAAVEAARAGEQGRGFAVVAAEVRNLAQRSALAAKEIKNLIGDSVSKVEGGAKLVAEAGSTMSEIESSIKRVTDIMGEISAASAEQSAGIGQINQAIIQMDEVTQQNAALVEEASAAAESLEEQAQLLAEAVSVFKLNHAQSIALPGARPAVVARRNVARLAPSSQSKSPASKRDSAARPVSSQGALAHHSAQDEHWEEF